In Pirellulales bacterium, the genomic window CCGAATAGCCTCTTGCTCGTCGTCCCATTGGCTATCAATGCGATGCACTCTGGCGAACTGTAAAAGCAAGACGCCGAGAAACACCAAAAGGGAAATCCACCCGATCATTCGCCACGGTGGTGAAAGCAACTCGACTGCTCCCAGGTTCAATAACAGCAGCGTAATAGGTCGGCAGCCCAAGGTCGCTTTAGCAGCGCCAGCCCAAGCGACGCGCTATTCATTCGTGCCCTCGGTCCCAGGGCGGAGAACAACGGCCGATCGTCGGATCGTAGTGCCGCCCTGGCGCGTCATGCTGGCACCCTGCAAGCATTGGTGCGTTAAGATCGCCTAAGTAGTCGTATGCGTTGTCGATGGCAGTTCTAGCAATGCGAATCGTTTGGTCGGCAATGCACTCGCTGTGGGAGACAGGTCGGGCGATGCAGATCATTTGGGCGGTTCTCCTTTAACTATTCTTCGTGTTGACCCCACGGTATTCCCGGTGCCCCAGTGGGACATACGTCCACCGTCTGTCCAACCATGACAACTCGAATGGCAGCCGACGTTCGGTGAAAGCATTTCCTTTCTTCGTTGCTTTGGAACGACGAGGTGGCACCTGCACGTCGATGTCGTCGCCTTTTCCTTTTTCGTCGATCCCATTTGGGCCAATGCTTCTGAAATGAATCTCCCCGTCCTTGCGCACGTCGAGAATAACGGATTGGCCCCATGCGTCCTTCCCCTCCGCAATCCCGGGCCAGGAAATCAAGCATTCTCGATCAAAGGCTCCATCTGCTCGTAAGTAGTCCAAAAGCCCTTGAAGACCGCCGGCTGGTAGTCGGTCCTCAAGGATTTTTACCCTTTCAGTCTCACCAGCAAGGCGGTGCAGCATATCGCGAGTGCCCTTGTTCTGCCTCCTTGGCTCGCGCGCACAGCCAAGCGCGCCGCTTGCTATACAAAGTATGATCACGAGACGAATAGAGGGCATGTTATCTAAGAGCCGGCTTGGTTTGCGCACTCTCTAGCTCAAAGCATGGGTAGTATTTCTGTACCATGTCACTGTAAATCTTGAATACGGCTTCCTGCGACACGGTCACTCCCGTATAGCTAGAAAAGCGTTCGATGTCCTCATCTGTGACAGGTCCAAGGTTCACTTTATTTACGTATACGTCGGTATTCGGATAGCTTCCAAGAAGGCTCCATGCGGATTGCCATGCCTCATTCAAGGCAGCGTTCGACTGAAAACGGCGATTCTTCAAGTCGTTTTCAAATTTCTGTAGCTGGTAAATATTGTTGAATATCTGCTCCGCAGCGTATCCGAGCCCTTCAGCCTGCCGCCATACCGACTGGCCTCTATGAGAATATGTTTCATCAAGAAACCAATCTTCTTTATCGTCGAGTACATGAGTCAGTTCGTGCATGAACGTGCCTTCCGGAATTGAGTTGACCGATCCGGATAGGGCTAGAAGGTCAAACGTGAAGTTGTATTGAGCTGCGTTGCCGCCTGTCAGTATTGACCAAGCGTTCTGGATAACATTAATCCCCGATGAAGCCTGTCGCAGGTTGGCGAAGTATGCTCCGAGATGAAAAGCATCGAAATATGCGTATTTCTCTTGCTCTGCCTCAATATCATTCAGTCTGCCAAGCAATCCCCCACCTTGATTATTGGCGGGGGCGGTCCTGTCAGAAGCAAGTAGGATGTTCGTAACAACAGGCGGAACAAGCCCCGTCGGATCAGTTGCATTCGTCGGCCTGTTCCCAGTATACCGATACAAATTCGACGGATCGCCCTGGAAGCCAATAGGGTCCTGGCTTATGAATCGTCCGATCCCTGGATCATACCACCGATTCGTGTTGTATTGCAGCTTCGTCAGAGGATCATCGAAGCGCCCCGTCCAGCCAAAATCAGCGTCGAGCGTGCCTGTATTTGAGATCGCATTGCCGAATGCATCGTACGACTTGTGCTGAACGACCGTCCCTGTGTTGCTAATCCAATCGCGGACGCTGTTCAAGTCGTCGTCCAGAGCCCAATCGACGTTATTGCTGGCATCTTCCTGAGCGAGCAACAAATCGACCGCTGGTGCCCATAAGTACCGGTCCTGCACGGCACCATTGTCGGCCAGGCTCAAGACGATCTGGCCATTGTCGTAGATGTAGTGCGATGAACAACTGGCAACGCCGGTCTCATGCGAGATTACCTGGCGTCCGACCATGTTGTTGAACATGTCGTACGTATAGTGGATCTCCCAGTTCTCGGTCGTCTTCGCACTGCTCGTATAGTCAGTGACGCTCGCCAACCGATTGCGATTATCCCACGTCAATAACAGTGTCTCGCCCGTAGGATTGCCGCTCGCGTCCAGCACGGTGCGCTGCGTCATATTCCCTTCGGCATCGTACGAGTATGCACAGGCCGTTCTGGACGTAGCATAGACAGTTTCCGCAATGCCGCTATTGCTTCGCTGCCGTTCGATTTACCGAGAGATTTCAGTCTTACGTCGTCATATCGCGACCCAACCAGTCGATTAGCTCTTCTAGTTGAAGACCCCGTTCGTTCGGTTCGTCGTCGTCCTGCAGACCTGTCTCGCACAGCTCACTAGCACACGAGCTACGCAATTTGTCTCGCTGAGTCCAATTAAGTGCTATCGTCGGTGATGTATCGACTGCATCAAGAAGCTCCGGATGATACTTCGAGATGACTTCTTCAAGCAAAGTCGAAAGTTGCTTGGAAAGTTGAGACATCGTTGTTGCACTCCTATACAGGCTGCGGAGGTCTCCCCTCAGGGGTGCTCGAACCTTAAGAATGCTTCCAGCACTGAGAGCCCCTACGACAGGTGCTGTCGAGCCCATTCTTCGCGAATCTTGTTTCCGACTACTCCTGTCAATGCTTGTTCGAGGTCGTAGTGAGTTTCAATATTCTCGACGAAAGATACGCATATTAGGTCGTCAATTTCAGAGGCTCCGCTGGACATCGCATTTTCAAGGCACTGAACTACTGCAGCCTTGTCTTGGCCGCCTGCCAGTATGTATCTCGTTAGATCCCCGAAAAACACGTGCGGGAGTAGTTCGCCATTGTCGGCCTGACGTTCCTTCAATAGACGGGCAACTCCATGAAACTCCGCAGCTAGTTGCTCACAGAATAATATTGTCGTGCCGTTCATGTCTCAATTGCCGCCCTGTCTCATGAGAGCATCTGATGCTTCCTCGGATCATCCGAGCGTAATAATGTCCCATTGGTCCGACTCAGGAAACCGAACGATTTCAGACGAGTCGTCCTTATAGAATTGGATTTCATCGAGCCATTCTCCGGCTAGAAATAGCAGGGCATGGATCGACATGCCATCAATGTCCAATACTTCAGCTTCCGTCGGAAACTTACGTTGCACAGAATCAACGGATGGGTGCAAAAACCTTAAGCTACCGTTGGCGTCGCATTCATATACGGAAGCCTCGTCAATTTGCGTCAGGAGTGCACTGGCGCTCGTCGCACTAAGGATGCGCCGTATTAGAGTAGATTCATTTGGCCGTAATGCGCGATGTTCCATGTAGACGTCCGGTTCTGTTTTCGCTAAATGCCTACGGAATATAGTAGGTGCCGATATTGATTGTCCCGTTGGGGAGCGTAAAAGCGCGGTATTCAATCGTACTGCCATCAACGACGGCGCGTCCCCAGAACCCGCCGTTGAACTTCGATCCGGCCGCCGCCGCAGCTTTTATTTGCGCGTTAATAGCGCCCTCAACGGCGCTCTGCGATAAGCCCGTGCCAGCTAGATGTCGCGCCCCGTGCCCAAAGGCCGTCAACGGCGATATTGGGCATGCAAGTCCAAATGCACCATTTTTCAGGCCTTGAGCAGCCTGTTGAATCGCCGCTTGGAGGTCGGCTCGCTCCGCTTGTAACTCCGCCAACTCCGACGCTACCGAATTGGACGGAATTTGCAATGTAATCTTCGTATTCTCGTCAATGCTGAAGGTTATAGGCGTTCCCTGCTGCTGAAGCTCTTGGATGCGAGCGTTGACCTGATCGAATCTATAGCTTTGCGGTGCCGACCAGACTGTCTGCCCCGTCGGATCGACGAAGTTCGTTGGACTATTGTCAACATAACGATACAAGTTCGCGTCGCCGGCAGCGAAACCTGTCGGGTCCTGGCTCAAGAACCTGCCGGTTTCGGGATCGTACCAACGGCCGCGACTGTCGCCGTATTGATTGTACTGGAACCCTGTCAGCGAATCGCGAAATACGCCCGTGAAGCCAAAAACGGCGTTGACGGTCCCAGAACTGAGACTCGCTTCCAAATCGCCGAAGGCATCAAAAGCATTGTGCGCGACGACTGCGCCTGAATTGTCTATCCAGTCACGGATGCTGTTCAGGTTGTCATCCAACGCCCAGAGAACATTGTTGCTGGCATCCTCTTGCGCCAACAATAAATCGACTGCCGGAGCCCATAAATAACGATCCTGCACAGCACCGTCATCGGCCAGATCCAAGACTATCTGCCCATTATCGTAAATGAAGTGCTGCGACGAATTGGCCACGCCGGCGGTGAACGAGACAACCTGTTGTCCAACCAGATTGTTGAACATGTCGTACTTGTTGGTTTCGATCCACTTCACGGTCGTCTTAGTACTGTCCGAGTAGTCAGTCGCGGTTACCAGCCTGTTGCGATTGTCCCACGTCAAAACAAGCGTCTCGCCCGTGGGATGGCCATTACTATTCAGCGCAATGCGCAGCGTCATGCTCGACGTTCAACGCCGATTATCGAGAATTAAAACATCAATCTGGCGTCGCAACGACCGCGATGACTTGCCCTGTTTCATCTACGAGGATCTCAAAAGGTGCTTGAAACTTCGTCCGCCCTTTCAGGTAGAATCGTCTATCCGTAGGTGGCAATACCTGCATATCGGGTGCAATAGCATCTTTATAACTGTTTAAGCTGGTTCTGTCTGAATACTGAAACTTGTTCTGCAGAATAAAGTCTTTGACGCATTCTCGCGGAATTTTAAATCGTACGAACATCCACGCTGCGCGGATGAATGATGGATCTTCTATGCTTGTGACTTCGGACACATCGCAAGAGATTTGCACCCCTGTCGAATCCTGTAGAAATGAAATCGGTTCCGTTTGTACGCATCGCCACACGACTAAAAGCAGAATAACTGCGATCGCGAGAATCGCGGCGCATCGACGTAACCGAACGCTTGCTGTTGACATAGAGAATGTAGGACGGCTAGCCGCCTTCGCCGCTCGAGTCACGCGAGACCACCTGTCGTCCCATCATGTTGCTAAACATGTCAACCGTACTTTTCGATCTCCGCTCCTACAGGATTGGTATCGAGGTTATCCGGCAAGTGCCTGTTAATCTGGGGTTGCTACGAATATCGCAAGTTCTCCATTACCATCAAGCAGCACCTCAAATGGCAAGCCGTGTTTTGTTTTGCCCGATTTGTAAAAACGGTCGGTGTTCCCAGAGACGACGAGTAATTCCTTCGGTATCGCGTCTCTCTTGCGACGCAATTCAGTTCTATCTGTAGCCTCTAAATCATTTAGCGTCGCGATCTCCTTCACACGATCACTCGGTACGTGGCAACGAACAAAGATCCAAGCAGGATGAATAAAGGAAGGGTCTTCAATAATTTGAAGCTCCGAGACTGCGCACGGAACGTGGATATTCGTCGCGAGCTGGACGAATTCCCAGTTTCCCTGACGAAAATAGCGAGTCAATGCCGCAACAGAAGCGATTACCGCAGCTAATACGCAGAGGGCGACTATCGCACGGCGCCGCCAGAAAGTCTGCCGCATCGACGCCCGTTCATTCGCGTTTCGTGCGATACCGAGTTCACTGACCATCTATTCATCACCCGGCGATTGCGCGCCGGCCCATCGAACAGTGCTTTGAGTCCAAATCTGTCTTGCTTTCAGATCGACGCTGCTCACCTCGAAAGGCTTACCACTAATTAGATAATATCCATAAATGACTTTTAGTTCTGCATACCAAGGACGGCCCGAAATCTCCTCGCCAAAGGGCTTCGGGTCAAAATCGTACGTATCTTTAAACGTTATAGTTCCATCAAACGTCCAACGCGGTGGAACTTGGCAGTCGGTTGTAAGAGTTCCGACAAAATGCACCGTAAAATTTCCTAGCGTTCCCGTTGATTGCGATTGAGCCGATACATCGCCTTCAAGGAGACCTGATGCCTGGCTTCCTTGCTCTTTTGCTTTTGCCTCTAACTGGTGAAGTAACTCATAGAATTTTGGAATATCTCGCACATCGAGCGGATCTGGCCGCACTGATATGGCCTCGGCCTCGGAAAGCACGTACGGCCCTCCAGTAGCCATTACGTAATGCGTCAGCAGTGCTCTCGCAAGCGGATTGTTCTGGGCTAGCAACGCCAGCAATGTCCCAAGTCCGTTTCCTCCCGA contains:
- a CDS encoding RHS repeat-associated core domain-containing protein produces the protein MKWIETNKYDMFNNLVGQQVVSFTAGVANSSQHFIYDNGQIVLDLADDGAVQDRYLWAPAVDLLLAQEDASNNVLWALDDNLNSIRDWIDNSGAVVAHNAFDAFGDLEASLSSGTVNAVFGFTGVFRDSLTGFQYNQYGDSRGRWYDPETGRFLSQDPTGFAAGDANLYRYVDNSPTNFVDPTGQTVWSAPQSYRFDQVNARIQELQQQGTPITFSIDENTKITLQIPSNSVASELAELQAERADLQAAIQQAAQGLKNGAFGLACPISPLTAFGHGARHLAGTGLSQSAVEGAINAQIKAAAAAGSKFNGGFWGRAVVDGSTIEYRAFTLPNGTINIGTYYIP
- a CDS encoding RHS repeat-associated core domain-containing protein, producing the protein MTQRTVLDASGNPTGETLLLTWDNRNRLASVTDYTSSAKTTENWEIHYTYDMFNNMVGRQVISHETGVASCSSHYIYDNGQIVLSLADNGAVQDRYLWAPAVDLLLAQEDASNNVDWALDDDLNSVRDWISNTGTVVQHKSYDAFGNAISNTGTLDADFGWTGRFDDPLTKLQYNTNRWYDPGIGRFISQDPIGFQGDPSNLYRYTGNRPTNATDPTGLVPPVVTNILLASDRTAPANNQGGGLLGRLNDIEAEQEKYAYFDAFHLGAYFANLRQASSGINVIQNAWSILTGGNAAQYNFTFDLLALSGSVNSIPEGTFMHELTHVLDDKEDWFLDETYSHRGQSVWRQAEGLGYAAEQIFNNIYQLQKFENDLKNRRFQSNAALNEAWQSAWSLLGSYPNTDVYVNKVNLGPVTDEDIERFSSYTGVTVSQEAVFKIYSDMVQKYYPCFELESAQTKPALR